The following are from one region of the Penaeus chinensis breed Huanghai No. 1 chromosome 5, ASM1920278v2, whole genome shotgun sequence genome:
- the LOC125025452 gene encoding uncharacterized protein LOC125025452, whose translation MIAWPSALLFRSHQGIIAPRLDIARNEMKTTTASAWACLLLGAWSFQASGSYYRAREYKKKCFVEPNGVPAAAKSKLLCAAQCTIKRCSYFSFLGGNCTLFDQGLASESANRTYQKLNVIAADVALNKLTLASGFYDDLSPDRAVDGDLETQFHSLGQYTPWWRVDLGENYCIQTIDVQPHKEVPHWFRSVEIRVGESPAEWDFSGYTLIASFAGPYDGVGRLLFTPPGPMQVRYISIQMFAPAFLNLQDVKVMVLVMED comes from the exons ATGATAGCTTGGCCTAGCGCACTGCTTTTCCGGTCACACCAGGGAATAATTGCTCCTAGGCTTGATATTGCCAG AAACGAGATGAAAACGACAACTGCCTCGGCGTGGGCGTGTCTTCTCCTGGGGGCGTGGTCATTTCAGGCATCGGGGTCTTACTACCGCGCtagggaatacaaaaaaaaatgttttgtagaACCCAATGGAGTTCCAGCCGCTGCCAAGTCCAAGCTCCTCTGTGCTGCGCAGTGTACCATCAAACGCTGTTCTTACTTCAGTTTCTTGG GAGGAAACTGCACACTCTTCGACCAAGGGCTGGCAAGCGAGTCGGCCAATCGTACGTATCAGAAGTTAAATGTCATAGCCGCTGATGTTGCCTTGAACAAATTAACCCTAGCTTCTGGTTTTTACGATGA TTTAAGTCCCGATCGAGCTGTTGACGGAGACCTAGAGACGCAGTTTCATTCCCTTGGGCAGTACACTCCATGGTGGCGGGTGGACCTTGGTGAAAACTATTGCATTCAGACCATCGATGTACAACCCCACAAAGAAGTCCCACACTGGTTTCGTTCCGTCGAG ATCCGTGTCGGCGAGAGTCCAGCAGAGTGGGACTTTTCCGGCTACACTCTCATAGCCTCCTTTGCCGGGCCTTACGATGGTGTCGGAAG acTTCTTTTCACACCACCCGGCCCTATGCAAGTCAGGTACATCAGTATCCAGATGTTTGCTCCTGCGTTTCTGAATTTACAGGACGTTaaagtgatggtgttggtgatggaagattag